Proteins from one Mycolicibacter virginiensis genomic window:
- the fadD10 gene encoding fatty acid--CoA ligase FadD10, giving the protein MLERILEHVRQRPDAIALRRCDGTGLVSYRDLAAEWDRLAGALHQQGVSRGSRVLVVSDNGPQTYLAVLACARLGAIAVLVDGDLPVATIDRFAQLTDPSAMLRTVGTRMPTAGLPDRLAAIPTLSVADRQAFRNPPGSLGHPSGAADDPVAMIFTSGTTGEPKAVLLANRTFYAVADILRAEGLTWIDWVAGETAYSPLPATHIGGLWWILNCLMQGVSCVTGGETGASLLEILSVNDVATVCLVPTLLSRLVAELKATGAPVPASLRFLGYGGSRAIASDVHFVEAAGVRTAQVYGLSETGCTALCLPTGPGSIDAIEAGAVGRPYPGVEVHLDGDGSGPTGPSASSGTLWIRSPANMLGYWNNPDRTAETLRDRWVNTGDLLDAGSDGLFYIRGRASEMIICGGVNVAPDEVDRVAESVSGVRDAACYEIPDPEFGALVGLAVVAAENLDEAGARALKQSIAARYRSEVESAARPSTIVLVTSIPRTQSGKVMRTSLAAAIDARERE; this is encoded by the coding sequence ATGCTGGAGCGCATTCTCGAACACGTTCGCCAACGGCCCGACGCGATCGCGTTGCGCCGTTGCGATGGAACCGGTTTGGTGAGCTACCGCGATCTGGCCGCGGAGTGGGACAGGCTGGCCGGTGCACTGCACCAGCAAGGGGTGTCGCGGGGATCGCGAGTGCTGGTCGTCTCCGACAACGGGCCACAGACCTACCTCGCGGTCCTGGCGTGCGCCCGACTCGGTGCCATTGCCGTTCTCGTCGACGGCGACCTGCCGGTGGCCACCATCGATCGGTTCGCCCAGCTGACCGATCCCTCCGCAATGCTGCGCACGGTCGGTACCAGGATGCCTACCGCGGGCCTACCGGACCGCCTGGCAGCGATCCCGACACTGTCGGTCGCCGACCGCCAGGCTTTTCGCAACCCGCCGGGGAGCCTGGGTCATCCGAGCGGAGCCGCCGATGATCCCGTAGCGATGATCTTCACCAGCGGAACCACGGGTGAACCCAAGGCTGTGTTGTTGGCCAACCGAACTTTCTACGCCGTTGCCGACATTCTGCGAGCGGAGGGCTTGACGTGGATCGACTGGGTGGCCGGCGAGACGGCGTATTCGCCGTTGCCGGCAACGCATATCGGTGGGCTGTGGTGGATCCTGAACTGCCTGATGCAGGGCGTGTCATGTGTCACCGGCGGCGAGACCGGCGCGTCGTTGCTGGAGATCCTCTCGGTCAATGACGTCGCCACGGTTTGTCTGGTCCCCACGCTGCTGTCACGCCTGGTGGCCGAATTGAAGGCGACCGGAGCACCGGTACCGGCCTCGCTGCGCTTCCTGGGCTACGGCGGATCCAGGGCTATCGCATCGGACGTACATTTCGTCGAGGCTGCCGGAGTGCGGACCGCACAGGTCTATGGCCTGAGTGAAACCGGTTGCACCGCACTGTGCCTTCCCACCGGGCCGGGTTCGATCGACGCCATCGAGGCGGGTGCTGTCGGCAGGCCGTATCCGGGCGTAGAGGTTCATCTCGACGGCGACGGCAGTGGGCCAACGGGGCCTTCGGCTTCGTCGGGCACCCTGTGGATCAGATCGCCGGCAAACATGCTCGGATACTGGAACAACCCCGACCGCACCGCTGAAACGCTGCGCGACCGGTGGGTCAACACGGGCGACCTGCTCGACGCAGGCAGCGACGGTCTGTTCTATATCCGCGGACGAGCGTCGGAGATGATCATCTGCGGCGGCGTCAACGTGGCTCCCGATGAGGTCGACCGGGTCGCGGAGTCGGTCAGCGGTGTCCGCGACGCCGCTTGCTACGAGATTCCCGATCCGGAATTCGGTGCGCTGGTGGGGCTGGCGGTGGTCGCCGCGGAGAATCTGGACGAGGCAGGCGCCCGCGCCCTTAAGCAGTCGATCGCGGCCCGATACCGCAGCGAGGTGGAATCTGCTGCCCGCCCGTCGACGATCGTCTTGGTCACCAGCATTCCGAGAACCCAATCAGGCAAGGTCATGCGCACGTCGCTGGCCGCGGCGATCGATGCACGCGAACGTGAGTGA
- a CDS encoding acyl carrier protein has product MRQRILAAVCDVLYIDESDFLDGDATDLRDLGLDSVRFVLLMKRLGVDRESELPARLARDLSIAAWVTELGDSGGHT; this is encoded by the coding sequence ATACGGCAGCGGATTCTGGCTGCGGTCTGCGACGTGCTTTACATCGACGAGAGCGACTTCCTCGACGGTGACGCCACCGACCTACGCGACCTCGGATTGGATTCGGTGCGCTTCGTTCTGCTGATGAAACGACTCGGGGTGGACCGCGAGTCCGAACTTCCGGCTCGCTTGGCGCGCGATCTTTCGATCGCCGCCTGGGTCACCGAATTGGGAGATTCCGGTGGGCATACCTGA